The Terriglobus tenax genome contains a region encoding:
- a CDS encoding serine hydrolase domain-containing protein yields MKRSAIAIVSAWMLSGALYAQEISPELKQTVDEAAQRVLRETGVPSASIGIVKDGVVVYTTAFGKSRLDINADAMPEMPYAIGSISKQFTAACILLLQEDGKLKLDDPVAKWFPELTRAKDITLRNLLTHTSGYSDYAPQDYTIPEWTKPGDPLKLVRTWAGKPLDFEPGTKWQYSNTNFVLAGLIVEKASGMKFAEFRRTRILVPLKMTHVLDLNTDAAQMKVGGYFRNALAPLRKATLEAPGWYFADGDLAMPVEDLLTWDMSVMNQTLLKPESYRELETNFKLKDGSEANYGLGIGVSVRSGHRVVSHTGEVGGFVAANAVFPEDKIAIAVLTNQEASSAASSIQRAIATAMIPGLAKTATVGPEAQAKTVLGGLQQGKIDRTLFTDNANFYFDKDAMDDFQTSLSPLGEIKTVVKSSESLRGGMTFRAFTVTFANGKEVTLTTFTTKDGKLEQFLIEP; encoded by the coding sequence ATGAAGCGGAGTGCTATTGCGATTGTCAGTGCATGGATGTTGAGCGGAGCGCTGTATGCGCAGGAGATCTCACCGGAACTGAAGCAGACCGTGGATGAGGCGGCACAGAGGGTTCTGCGGGAGACCGGCGTTCCCTCCGCTTCGATTGGCATTGTGAAGGATGGCGTGGTGGTGTACACGACCGCCTTTGGCAAGTCGCGGCTGGACATCAACGCGGATGCAATGCCGGAGATGCCGTATGCGATCGGGTCGATCAGCAAGCAGTTCACGGCGGCCTGCATTCTGCTGCTGCAGGAGGACGGCAAGCTGAAGCTGGATGATCCGGTGGCGAAGTGGTTTCCGGAACTGACGCGAGCCAAGGACATTACGCTGCGCAACCTGCTGACTCATACCTCGGGCTACTCCGACTATGCCCCGCAGGACTACACGATTCCGGAGTGGACCAAGCCGGGCGATCCGTTGAAGCTGGTGCGAACATGGGCCGGCAAGCCGCTGGATTTTGAGCCGGGAACGAAGTGGCAGTACTCCAACACGAACTTTGTGCTGGCGGGGTTGATTGTGGAGAAGGCCAGCGGCATGAAGTTCGCGGAGTTCCGGCGGACACGCATTCTGGTGCCGCTGAAGATGACGCATGTGCTGGATCTGAACACCGATGCGGCGCAGATGAAGGTGGGAGGATACTTTCGCAATGCGCTGGCTCCGCTGCGCAAGGCAACGCTGGAGGCTCCGGGCTGGTACTTTGCCGATGGCGATCTGGCGATGCCGGTGGAAGACCTGCTGACGTGGGATATGAGTGTAATGAACCAGACATTGCTAAAGCCGGAGAGCTATCGCGAGCTGGAGACGAATTTCAAGCTGAAGGATGGCTCGGAGGCGAACTATGGACTGGGAATTGGCGTAAGTGTTCGCAGCGGGCATCGCGTGGTGTCGCATACGGGTGAGGTAGGTGGATTTGTGGCGGCGAATGCGGTGTTTCCCGAAGACAAGATTGCGATTGCCGTGCTGACGAACCAGGAGGCAAGTTCGGCCGCAAGTTCGATTCAGCGTGCGATTGCGACGGCGATGATTCCGGGGCTTGCGAAGACAGCGACCGTCGGTCCTGAGGCGCAGGCGAAGACCGTGTTAGGCGGGTTACAACAGGGCAAGATCGATCGCACGCTGTTTACGGACAATGCCAACTTCTACTTCGACAAGGACGCAATGGACGACTTTCAGACGAGCCTGAGCCCGCTGGGGGAGATCAAGACGGTGGTAAAGAGCAGCGAGAGTCTGCGCGGCGGCATGACCTTCCGGGCGTTTACCGTGACCTTTGCTAATGGCAAAGAGGTGACGCTGACGACCTTCACGACGAAGGACGGCAAGCTGGAGCAGTTTTTGATTGAGCCATAG
- a CDS encoding NAD(P)/FAD-dependent oxidoreductase, translating into MNEFDVIVVGAGPSGATAAKCLGEAGVRVLVLEKAEAFPREKPCGGGLSARMLERFPYVKEVLAEVGTNPIRRVYLESPDGTGVVHEQAEPIMYLVRRWEYDAALFRRAQAVAPVEMGVTIRALRVLPEGVELEATDGRVFRAKMVIGCDSANSVIARHSGLRVGDIRSEYAVDMMEETPAAKMQAARPDTVSLFLTLTKTFGYGYIFPKTEHCNLGFGCKLDYYLEELRGKGKEHHAGWVEEMKQKGFVTGETQRDGYKAFPIPISGPLAKTYTDRVLLAGDAGGFVNAFTAEGIFYAMTSGALAAEAAIAAVKANDYSEAQLKGYERTWRAEIGGDLEHSVDIQRRLFNDSGRIDQIVRAASRDEGLLKLLIGYSMGAVRYEELRNYMAASAVPKWVMSKVASMLRFGNKGVATSKA; encoded by the coding sequence ATGAACGAATTTGATGTGATTGTGGTGGGTGCGGGGCCTTCAGGTGCTACCGCGGCCAAGTGTCTTGGAGAAGCTGGCGTTCGTGTGCTGGTGTTGGAAAAAGCGGAGGCTTTTCCGCGCGAGAAGCCATGCGGCGGCGGGTTGTCGGCGCGCATGCTGGAGCGGTTTCCGTATGTGAAGGAAGTGCTGGCCGAGGTGGGAACCAATCCCATTCGACGGGTATACCTGGAGTCGCCGGACGGAACCGGCGTGGTGCACGAGCAGGCCGAGCCCATTATGTACCTGGTGCGGCGATGGGAGTATGACGCGGCGTTGTTTCGCCGGGCACAGGCTGTGGCTCCGGTGGAGATGGGTGTGACGATCCGTGCGCTGCGGGTACTGCCGGAGGGTGTGGAGTTGGAGGCAACCGATGGACGCGTCTTCCGGGCGAAGATGGTGATCGGCTGCGACTCGGCGAATTCCGTGATTGCACGGCACAGCGGGCTGCGGGTTGGCGACATACGCAGCGAGTATGCCGTGGACATGATGGAAGAGACGCCTGCGGCCAAGATGCAGGCGGCGCGACCCGATACGGTGAGTCTGTTTCTGACGCTGACGAAGACCTTTGGGTATGGGTATATCTTTCCCAAAACAGAACACTGCAACCTGGGCTTTGGGTGCAAGCTGGATTACTACCTGGAAGAGCTGCGGGGCAAAGGCAAAGAGCACCATGCCGGCTGGGTGGAAGAGATGAAACAGAAAGGCTTTGTGACCGGAGAGACGCAGAGGGACGGCTACAAGGCGTTTCCGATTCCGATCAGCGGGCCGCTGGCGAAGACCTATACGGACCGTGTTTTGCTGGCGGGAGACGCGGGTGGATTTGTGAATGCGTTTACGGCAGAGGGAATTTTTTATGCGATGACCTCGGGCGCGCTGGCGGCTGAAGCAGCGATCGCCGCAGTGAAGGCCAACGACTACTCCGAAGCGCAGTTGAAGGGCTATGAGCGGACGTGGAGAGCAGAGATTGGCGGCGACCTGGAGCACTCGGTGGATATCCAGCGGAGGCTGTTCAATGACTCCGGACGAATTGACCAGATTGTGCGGGCAGCTTCGCGCGATGAGGGTTTGCTGAAGCTGCTGATTGGCTACAGTATGGGTGCGGTGCGGTATGAGGAGCTGCGGAACTACATGGCGGCGTCTGCGGTGCCCAAGTGGGTGATGAGCAAGGTGGCGTCCATGCTGCGGTTCGGGAACAAGGGCGTGGCAACGTCAAAAGCATAA
- a CDS encoding GGDEF domain-containing protein — translation MLNAELIPDLAALAALMVMLEVFRRRNPQPRVRQWLFGMLWIFIECVSRMFYVRNGPFHVLTHVMALDAYVIAGVIFIYSARRTALPWQQIALFYGMNILPLLVLETMYGADYRDNLVPYFACGAFALLMSVVMATLFRYYIVTSPLAYLAVRFLNWLPAIVLLYFHQVRAAVYWLLASLFFAAGMGMRRTLERRSPGRLAIVAGFTLWAFCFVIHPVVDHNSYWAPIASRFWDLQKFIIMVGMLMVLLDEQILKNRNLALHDELTGLPNRRLLEDRLAQATARSERNGTSTAVLLLDLNGFKTVNDTLGHAAGDRVLKQFADSLSQSVRAADTFARFGGDEFVIVVSDLVRGEPIEKLLAAMRRASIGDYEVQGRHFHIEAAVGGALYPDDGATPDQLLRIADSHMYQDKPGRPTGTSPKQFAAPLAG, via the coding sequence ATGCTGAACGCCGAACTTATTCCCGATCTCGCAGCCCTGGCAGCCCTCATGGTCATGCTTGAGGTCTTTCGGCGGCGTAACCCGCAGCCACGCGTCCGCCAATGGCTCTTCGGTATGCTCTGGATCTTCATCGAATGCGTCTCGCGGATGTTCTACGTCCGCAATGGCCCATTTCATGTTCTTACCCATGTCATGGCGCTGGATGCCTATGTCATTGCAGGAGTGATCTTCATCTATAGCGCCCGCCGAACGGCGCTCCCCTGGCAACAGATTGCGCTGTTCTATGGCATGAACATTCTGCCGCTGCTTGTTCTGGAAACCATGTATGGTGCCGACTACCGCGACAACCTTGTGCCATACTTCGCCTGCGGCGCCTTCGCGCTGTTGATGAGCGTGGTCATGGCCACCCTCTTCCGCTACTACATCGTCACCAGCCCCCTGGCCTATCTTGCGGTCCGCTTCCTCAATTGGCTGCCGGCCATTGTCCTCCTCTACTTTCACCAGGTTCGCGCAGCTGTGTACTGGCTGCTGGCCTCCCTCTTCTTTGCCGCGGGCATGGGCATGCGCCGCACCCTGGAACGCCGCAGCCCCGGCAGGCTCGCCATCGTTGCCGGCTTCACCCTTTGGGCCTTCTGCTTTGTCATTCATCCGGTCGTCGATCACAACTCTTACTGGGCGCCCATCGCCAGCCGCTTCTGGGACCTGCAGAAGTTCATCATCATGGTGGGCATGCTGATGGTGCTGCTCGATGAGCAGATCCTGAAGAACCGCAACCTCGCCCTGCACGACGAACTCACCGGCCTGCCCAACCGCCGCCTCCTCGAAGACCGCCTCGCGCAGGCGACCGCCCGCTCTGAACGGAACGGCACCAGCACAGCCGTCCTCCTGCTCGACCTCAACGGCTTCAAAACCGTCAATGACACACTCGGGCACGCCGCAGGCGACCGCGTTCTCAAACAGTTCGCCGACAGTTTAAGTCAGTCCGTCCGCGCTGCCGACACCTTCGCCCGCTTTGGCGGCGATGAGTTTGTCATCGTTGTCAGTGACCTTGTTCGAGGAGAACCCATCGAAAAGCTGCTCGCCGCCATGCGCCGCGCCAGCATCGGTGATTACGAGGTGCAAGGCAGACACTTCCATATCGAGGCAGCTGTTGGAGGCGCTCTCTATCCTGACGACGGAGCTACCCCGGACCAGCTTCTCCGCATCGCCGACAGCCACATGTACCAGGACAAGCCAGGCAGGCCTACAGGCACTAGCCCAAAGCAGTTCGCTGCACCACTCGCCGGCTGA
- the plsX gene encoding phosphate acyltransferase PlsX produces the protein MLIDIVLDAMGSDKAPEPEIRGAILACRHLPVRVHLVGPEDVLRPALKQHLRGERLPIEIVHASEWISMEDKAAQAVRSKRDSSMRVGLKMVREGRAAGFFTAGNTGAAMATAKMVLGSLEGVDRPALATILPTQTGLPCLLLDVGANVDSTPRNLLDFAVMGKVYSEQVLKTKNPEVGLLSIGEEDSKGNALTRETLPLLRELGLNFIGNVEGRDLYNGRADVVVCDGFVGNVALKTSEGLAKLVSSSLKTSLKSTVTAKVGALLSRKAFHSFRRKLDYSEYGGAPLLGVRGVCAIGHGSSNERAIMNGIRVTAEFAQADVNAQIEVALRPVGDMTL, from the coding sequence ATGCTGATTGATATCGTTCTGGACGCGATGGGCTCCGATAAGGCCCCCGAGCCCGAGATTCGAGGGGCCATTCTTGCCTGCCGTCATTTGCCGGTCAGGGTCCATTTAGTTGGGCCCGAGGATGTTCTGCGCCCTGCGCTGAAGCAGCACCTGCGCGGGGAACGGCTTCCCATTGAAATTGTTCATGCCAGCGAGTGGATCAGCATGGAGGATAAGGCGGCGCAAGCTGTCCGCTCCAAGCGTGACTCCTCAATGCGTGTTGGCCTGAAGATGGTGCGGGAGGGTCGCGCGGCGGGGTTCTTTACCGCCGGGAACACCGGCGCAGCCATGGCCACGGCCAAGATGGTACTGGGAAGCCTGGAGGGTGTCGACCGTCCGGCGCTGGCGACCATTCTGCCGACACAGACCGGGTTGCCGTGCCTGCTGCTGGATGTGGGCGCCAATGTGGATTCGACGCCGAGGAACCTGTTGGATTTTGCCGTAATGGGCAAGGTGTACAGCGAGCAGGTACTGAAGACGAAGAACCCTGAGGTTGGCCTGCTGTCGATCGGCGAAGAGGACTCCAAGGGTAACGCGCTGACGCGCGAGACCCTGCCGCTGCTGCGCGAGCTTGGATTGAACTTCATCGGCAATGTGGAAGGCCGCGACCTGTACAACGGACGCGCCGATGTCGTGGTGTGCGACGGCTTTGTGGGCAACGTGGCTCTGAAGACGAGTGAGGGACTGGCGAAGCTGGTTTCAAGCTCGCTGAAGACTTCCCTGAAGTCCACCGTTACCGCCAAGGTAGGGGCGCTGCTTTCGCGCAAGGCATTCCATTCCTTCCGGCGGAAGCTGGATTACTCCGAATATGGCGGCGCTCCGCTACTGGGTGTGCGCGGGGTTTGTGCGATTGGCCATGGCAGTTCGAACGAACGGGCCATTATGAACGGCATCCGCGTGACGGCCGAGTTTGCCCAGGCGGATGTGAATGCACAGATTGAAGTGGCGCTGCGGCCGGTTGGCGATATGACGCTGTAG
- the rpmF gene encoding 50S ribosomal protein L32: MPNPKRRHSKQRTAKRRSHDFLVPTGVSECPNCHERKLPHRACPKCGTYKGREVIAVKSEA, from the coding sequence ATGCCGAATCCGAAACGGCGCCATTCCAAGCAGCGCACCGCGAAGCGCCGCAGCCACGACTTCCTCGTACCCACGGGCGTTTCTGAGTGCCCGAACTGCCACGAGCGCAAGCTGCCCCACCGTGCGTGCCCGAAGTGCGGCACCTACAAGGGCCGCGAAGTGATCGCGGTCAAGAGCGAAGCTTAA
- a CDS encoding YceD family protein: MLITPLQLEKEPLELDEKLPELDYAPDVRQVKPLTVTGLAELLEEHRGPKEIVQDIRLRAKYSGDFEVLCARCLDPVPQHLEGEFDLLFRPGGVDGVAGEHAISEAETEIGYYEQSGLVLEDVVREQVLLSLPGRTLCSEDCKGLCPSCGQNLNQGSCDCADRTVDPRWNALADLASRMKS, translated from the coding sequence GTGCTGATTACACCGCTGCAACTGGAAAAAGAGCCGCTGGAACTGGACGAGAAGCTGCCGGAGCTGGACTATGCTCCGGATGTGCGCCAGGTGAAGCCGCTGACCGTGACCGGACTGGCTGAGCTGCTGGAAGAGCATCGCGGGCCGAAGGAGATTGTGCAGGATATCCGCCTGCGGGCGAAGTATTCCGGCGACTTCGAGGTGCTGTGTGCGCGGTGCTTGGACCCGGTTCCACAGCATCTTGAGGGTGAATTTGACCTTCTGTTCCGTCCGGGAGGTGTGGATGGGGTTGCGGGGGAACACGCAATTTCGGAAGCTGAGACGGAAATCGGGTATTATGAACAGAGCGGCCTTGTGCTGGAGGACGTCGTGCGTGAGCAGGTGTTGCTTTCCCTGCCCGGACGAACGCTCTGCAGTGAGGACTGCAAAGGACTTTGCCCGAGTTGCGGACAGAATCTGAACCAGGGAAGCTGTGACTGCGCAGACCGAACGGTCGACCCGCGGTGGAACGCTCTCGCAGATCTGGCCAGCCGGATGAAATCTTAA
- a CDS encoding M20/M25/M40 family metallo-hydrolase — MYKIVATALCLALPALALAQKKDSPLPSPPAAEKLDLDTIARIRDEGINRSHVMEYGAALFDGVGPRLTFSPDYQKAADWSVDQFKRMGLANAHTESFGETGIGWRQIGTSVLMTAPATATVIAQAGPWSPATNGETTAEVIAIPTLHTEKDFEKWKGKLAGKVILYGDAPKTSPNPPTPIQSYDATRLQHLFEYPLDGDQGETDVLPTDLTYWSKVFTPFKESVAKFFADEHAVAALIPGGSNGAMHDDTGTAAFGWFVFKPEHKQLIPGAVVNTENWMRMSRLLSHKVPVSVRINIQTQFSGDKVDGLNVIADLPGTDPVLKDQVVMAGGHLDSWIAGTGATDDGAGVIVAMEALRILKALDLKPRRTIRVALWGGEEQGIYGSRGYVVSHLASLKYPQNEVTKNLPEFVMLPEKVTPKGDYNTFDAYFNMDNGTGKFLGIYAEGNTPAASIFRQWMEPIRDLGFTTVSERATGSTDHVNFDQAGLPGFQFIQDPRDYETRTHHTALDTYERLSEPDLRQAATIMAIFLWNASQRDAMMPRKPLNLNTPKPLEGLYPTK, encoded by the coding sequence ATGTACAAAATCGTAGCAACCGCACTATGTCTCGCCCTTCCTGCTCTGGCCCTCGCGCAGAAGAAGGACTCCCCCCTCCCCTCCCCGCCCGCCGCGGAAAAGCTCGACCTCGATACCATCGCTCGCATACGCGACGAAGGCATCAACCGCTCCCATGTCATGGAATACGGTGCGGCGCTCTTTGACGGCGTCGGCCCCCGTCTCACCTTCTCGCCCGACTACCAGAAGGCCGCTGACTGGTCCGTCGACCAGTTCAAGCGCATGGGTCTGGCGAACGCCCATACTGAAAGCTTCGGCGAAACCGGCATCGGCTGGCGTCAGATCGGCACCTCGGTCCTGATGACCGCACCTGCCACCGCCACCGTCATCGCGCAGGCCGGCCCCTGGTCGCCCGCCACCAATGGCGAAACCACCGCCGAAGTCATCGCCATTCCCACCCTCCATACCGAAAAAGACTTCGAAAAGTGGAAGGGCAAGCTCGCCGGTAAGGTCATCCTCTATGGCGACGCCCCAAAGACCTCGCCCAACCCGCCTACACCCATCCAGAGCTACGATGCCACCAGGCTCCAGCACCTCTTCGAGTACCCGCTCGACGGCGACCAGGGCGAGACCGACGTCCTGCCCACCGACCTCACTTACTGGAGCAAGGTTTTCACCCCCTTCAAAGAGAGCGTCGCAAAGTTCTTCGCGGACGAGCACGCCGTCGCCGCCCTCATTCCCGGCGGTAGCAACGGAGCCATGCACGACGACACCGGCACCGCGGCCTTCGGCTGGTTCGTCTTCAAGCCCGAACACAAGCAACTCATCCCCGGTGCAGTCGTCAACACAGAAAACTGGATGCGCATGTCGCGCCTGCTCAGTCACAAGGTCCCGGTCAGCGTCCGCATCAACATCCAGACCCAGTTCAGCGGCGATAAGGTCGACGGCCTGAACGTCATCGCCGATCTGCCCGGTACCGATCCCGTCCTCAAGGATCAGGTCGTCATGGCTGGTGGCCATCTCGATAGCTGGATTGCCGGAACCGGAGCCACCGACGACGGCGCCGGCGTCATCGTCGCCATGGAAGCTCTCCGCATCCTCAAGGCGCTGGACCTCAAGCCTCGCCGCACCATCCGCGTTGCTCTCTGGGGTGGCGAGGAGCAGGGCATCTACGGCTCACGCGGCTATGTAGTCAGCCACCTGGCCAGCCTGAAGTACCCGCAGAACGAGGTCACTAAGAACCTGCCCGAGTTCGTCATGCTGCCCGAAAAGGTTACGCCAAAGGGCGACTACAACACCTTCGACGCCTACTTCAATATGGATAACGGCACCGGCAAGTTCCTCGGCATCTACGCCGAGGGCAATACTCCCGCGGCCAGTATCTTCCGCCAGTGGATGGAGCCCATCCGTGACCTCGGCTTCACTACCGTCTCCGAGCGTGCCACCGGCTCCACCGACCACGTCAACTTCGACCAGGCTGGCTTGCCCGGGTTCCAGTTCATCCAGGACCCCCGTGATTACGAAACCCGCACCCACCACACGGCGCTGGACACCTACGAGCGTCTCTCTGAACCAGACCTGCGCCAGGCCGCAACCATCATGGCCATCTTCCTCTGGAACGCCAGCCAGCGCGACGCCATGATGCCCCGCAAACCCCTCAATCTCAACACGCCCAAACCCCTGGAAGGCCTCTACCCCACCAAATAA
- a CDS encoding YybH family protein, giving the protein MRRFLLAVVLATATLASAQTMGTVPQQTLDCVKVLLAQERAWNAGDIDGFLAGYQNSPETIYVSREIHKGFEGLADNYRRSYPTKAAMGTLSFSDFDVTRLDDNFAVLLGKYKLERSKKDGGSAEGIFSLVMEKTENGWKIVVDHTT; this is encoded by the coding sequence ATGCGCCGTTTTTTGCTCGCTGTTGTTCTTGCCACTGCCACACTTGCATCCGCTCAAACGATGGGAACGGTTCCCCAGCAGACGCTGGATTGCGTGAAGGTGCTGCTGGCGCAGGAGCGGGCATGGAACGCCGGGGACATTGATGGCTTTCTGGCCGGGTACCAGAATTCTCCGGAGACGATTTACGTGAGCCGCGAGATTCATAAGGGGTTCGAAGGGCTGGCGGACAACTACCGCAGAAGCTATCCGACGAAAGCGGCGATGGGTACGCTGAGCTTCAGCGACTTTGATGTCACGCGGCTGGATGACAACTTCGCCGTTCTGCTGGGCAAGTACAAGCTGGAACGGTCAAAGAAGGATGGCGGGAGCGCCGAGGGGATCTTTTCGCTGGTAATGGAGAAGACCGAGAACGGATGGAAGATTGTGGTGGACCACACGACTTAG
- a CDS encoding molybdopterin-containing oxidoreductase family protein → MANAQANTKVVHAVCSHDCPDSCGVLVTVDTLTDRAIKIQGDPAHPVTRGFLCGKVAKYLDRVYSPDRMLYPMRRRAGVRKGPLPQGKEVDAFERISWDEALDTIAQRLQSIADAHGPESILPYSYAGTIGQLGYGSMDRRFFHRLGASQLDRTICASAGGAALTSVYGVKLGVEPQSYAHARYIIAWGANIHGNNIHLWPFIEQARRNGAKLVVIDPYKTRTAALADWHIAIRPGTDTALALGMMHVILRDGLQNDDYIARCTHGFDDLKQHVLQAEYAPENVSQITGIPAQDIERLAREYAHAIPSAIRLNYGIQRSENGGAAARAVLMLPLLTGAWMHQGGGVTLSTSGSFPFNSAKLQMPELMKSSPLGRDARIVNMSQLGQALTALNDPPVKALFVYNSNPAAVAPNQNAVLEGMAREDLFTVVHEQFFTDTADYADILLPAGTFLEVKDTQGAYGHLYAQLNTPAIAPLGEAKSNVWLFGQLAQRMGFSEDCFHDTEDDLIAQAYDTRHPFFQGITPERLALEGHIRLNLPEGLPFSSPDWFRTPSGKGEFSSIALEAEGSDALPTFHPAQESRLGPQAAVYPLEFLPRKADNYMNSTFANLAGHQKLECGRIGILELHRTDADLRGIASGDDVEIFNDRGSMTLTAQVDGTVPQGVVAARLSWNKTHSRGQGINLLTSERLTDIGGGATFYSTLVEVRKSCV, encoded by the coding sequence ATGGCTAACGCGCAGGCCAACACGAAAGTGGTGCATGCCGTCTGTTCGCATGACTGCCCTGATTCCTGCGGTGTCCTGGTCACCGTCGACACGCTGACCGATCGCGCCATCAAGATCCAGGGCGACCCCGCGCACCCGGTTACCCGCGGTTTCCTCTGCGGCAAGGTCGCCAAGTACCTTGACCGCGTCTATTCGCCTGACCGCATGCTCTATCCTATGCGCCGCCGCGCCGGTGTGCGCAAAGGCCCATTGCCGCAAGGCAAAGAGGTGGACGCCTTCGAGCGTATCTCCTGGGATGAAGCTCTCGACACCATCGCCCAGCGCCTGCAATCGATTGCAGACGCACACGGTCCCGAGTCCATCCTGCCCTACTCCTATGCCGGAACCATCGGTCAGCTCGGCTATGGCTCCATGGACCGCCGCTTCTTCCACCGCCTCGGTGCATCTCAGCTTGACCGCACCATCTGCGCCTCGGCCGGCGGAGCCGCGCTCACCAGCGTTTACGGAGTCAAGCTTGGCGTGGAGCCGCAGAGCTACGCCCACGCCCGCTACATCATCGCCTGGGGCGCGAACATCCACGGCAACAACATTCACCTGTGGCCTTTCATTGAGCAGGCCCGCCGCAATGGCGCAAAGCTCGTCGTTATCGATCCTTACAAGACCCGTACCGCGGCTCTCGCCGACTGGCACATCGCCATCCGTCCTGGGACCGATACTGCCCTCGCCCTTGGCATGATGCACGTCATCCTGCGTGACGGCCTCCAGAACGATGACTACATCGCCCGCTGCACCCACGGCTTTGACGACCTGAAGCAGCACGTCCTGCAAGCCGAATACGCGCCGGAAAACGTCTCGCAGATCACAGGCATTCCTGCCCAGGACATCGAACGCCTGGCCCGTGAGTACGCCCATGCCATCCCCTCGGCTATCCGCTTGAACTACGGTATCCAGCGCAGCGAAAACGGCGGTGCCGCCGCCCGCGCCGTCCTTATGCTGCCCCTGCTCACCGGAGCATGGATGCACCAGGGCGGCGGCGTCACGCTCTCTACTTCGGGCTCCTTCCCCTTCAACTCCGCAAAGCTGCAGATGCCGGAGCTGATGAAGTCCAGCCCGCTTGGCCGCGACGCCCGTATCGTCAACATGTCGCAACTGGGGCAGGCACTCACGGCACTAAACGACCCGCCGGTCAAGGCGCTCTTCGTCTACAACTCGAACCCCGCCGCAGTTGCCCCCAACCAGAACGCCGTTCTGGAAGGCATGGCCCGCGAAGACCTCTTCACCGTCGTCCACGAGCAGTTTTTTACTGACACCGCCGACTACGCCGATATCCTTCTCCCCGCCGGCACCTTCCTCGAAGTCAAGGACACGCAGGGAGCCTACGGCCACCTCTACGCCCAGCTCAACACCCCGGCCATTGCGCCGCTTGGTGAGGCAAAATCCAACGTCTGGCTCTTTGGCCAGCTCGCTCAACGCATGGGGTTCTCCGAAGACTGCTTCCACGACACCGAAGACGACCTCATCGCCCAGGCCTACGATACGCGCCATCCCTTCTTCCAGGGCATCACTCCCGAGCGTCTCGCGCTGGAAGGCCACATCCGCCTCAACCTGCCAGAAGGTCTGCCCTTCTCCTCGCCGGACTGGTTCCGCACTCCCAGCGGGAAGGGTGAGTTCTCCTCCATCGCTCTTGAAGCGGAAGGCAGTGACGCCCTGCCCACCTTCCACCCGGCCCAGGAGTCGCGCCTTGGCCCCCAGGCCGCCGTCTATCCGCTGGAGTTTCTGCCTCGCAAGGCCGACAACTATATGAACTCCACCTTCGCGAATCTTGCCGGCCATCAAAAGCTGGAATGCGGCCGCATCGGGATACTCGAACTCCACCGCACCGATGCAGATCTGCGCGGTATCGCCAGTGGAGACGACGTAGAGATCTTCAATGACCGCGGCAGCATGACCCTCACCGCCCAGGTCGACGGCACCGTTCCGCAGGGCGTTGTCGCCGCCCGCCTCTCCTGGAACAAGACCCACAGTCGCGGCCAGGGCATCAATCTGCTCACCAGCGAGCGACTCACCGACATAGGCGGGGGGGCAACTTTCTATTCCACCCTGGTAGAAGTCCGTAAATCCTGCGTCTAG
- a CDS encoding PGPGW domain-containing protein: protein MKRILRETGAWLLILAGLAGCILPVIPGIPLLIGGLAILAVDRPWAARLLHHVKLKWDQAKAKVKSSAQ from the coding sequence GTGAAGCGAATTCTTCGTGAAACCGGCGCCTGGCTCCTCATCCTTGCAGGCCTCGCGGGCTGTATTCTGCCCGTCATCCCCGGCATCCCCCTGCTTATCGGCGGCCTTGCCATCCTCGCCGTCGACCGCCCCTGGGCCGCCCGCCTGCTCCACCACGTCAAGCTGAAGTGGGATCAGGCCAAAGCCAAGGTCAAATCCTCTGCACAATAA